In one Candidatus Pelagibacter sp. HTCC7211 genomic region, the following are encoded:
- the glpX gene encoding class II fructose-bisphosphatase, protein MTLDKKFVDQFVNVTVKAANAASYLVGKKDKNAADQAAVDSMRSELNKIDMIGKVVIGEGSLDEAPMLYTGEILGNKRGPTLDIAVDPVEGTNFVANNLPGGIAVLAIAEKNNLFNAPETYMSKIATGKIDKSLIDLDFTIEKNIKNLSDFKNKEISSITACILDRPRHKKIIDQLKDLNVKIKLISDGDVLGALFVSDPKYEVDIFLGIGGGPEGVLAASALDAYDCHFQGRFIFDNDQDIKDAKKMGIYDLNKKYELNEIVKGDSIFCATGITDSKILKGIKLNDNRIESETLVTHKSSNFKKIIKKTNLINE, encoded by the coding sequence ATGACATTAGATAAAAAATTTGTTGATCAATTTGTAAATGTTACAGTAAAAGCAGCCAATGCTGCATCGTATCTTGTTGGTAAAAAAGATAAAAATGCTGCCGATCAAGCAGCAGTTGACTCAATGAGATCTGAACTAAACAAAATTGATATGATTGGTAAAGTTGTTATTGGTGAAGGTTCGCTTGATGAGGCTCCTATGTTATATACGGGTGAAATACTTGGAAACAAAAGAGGTCCTACTTTAGACATAGCTGTAGATCCAGTAGAAGGAACAAACTTTGTAGCAAACAACCTGCCTGGTGGTATAGCAGTATTAGCAATTGCTGAAAAAAATAATCTGTTCAATGCTCCCGAAACATACATGAGCAAAATTGCTACTGGAAAAATTGATAAAAGTTTAATTGATTTAGATTTTACAATAGAAAAAAATATTAAAAATTTATCAGATTTTAAGAATAAAGAAATATCATCCATTACAGCTTGTATTTTAGACAGACCAAGACATAAAAAAATAATTGATCAACTTAAAGATCTAAATGTGAAAATTAAATTAATTTCTGACGGTGATGTCCTTGGGGCTCTTTTTGTTTCTGACCCTAAATATGAAGTTGATATATTTTTAGGTATTGGTGGTGGTCCAGAAGGAGTTCTGGCTGCATCTGCTTTAGATGCTTATGATTGTCATTTTCAAGGAAGATTTATATTTGATAATGATCAAGACATTAAAGATGCAAAAAAAATGGGAATTTATGATCTAAACAAAAAATATGAATTAAATGAAATAGTTAAAGGCGACTCAATTTTTTGTGCTACTGGAATTACTGACAGCAAAATTTTAAAAGGTATTAAATTAAACGATAATAGAATTGAGTCTGAAACATTGGTTACTCATAAAAGTTCGAATTTTAAAAAAATAATAAAAAAAACTAATTTAATTAATGAATGA
- a CDS encoding putative transporter — protein MFRFFKLKKWILWSWFGSAIILSSLWVQVKIDVKINEWFGQFYDMIQKALGEPNAVTIEEYWASLLSFITLAAIYVGVAVIVSFFTSHYLFRWRTAMVEWYHSVYDKARKIEGASQRVQEDTIKFSRIMESLGTSLIEALMILVEFMPILFGLSVSIPIFFFGDWDYGLIVGALIWSVGGTIFLIFLGLILRLVGVEYDLQKKEAAYRKILVVAEDDGSVRPKSIEELFDGVRQIHFLSYIRYLYFNIGRIAYLQANVLSAYVFLAPAIVAGAVTLGVMQQIIRAFGRVEGSMQYILKAWPTIIELASVYKRLREFESKINQNDFIDQKI, from the coding sequence ATGTTTAGATTTTTTAAACTTAAAAAATGGATTTTATGGTCTTGGTTTGGTTCAGCAATAATTTTATCATCTTTGTGGGTTCAAGTAAAAATAGATGTTAAGATTAATGAATGGTTTGGTCAGTTTTATGATATGATACAAAAAGCGTTAGGTGAACCTAATGCAGTTACTATAGAAGAATATTGGGCTAGCTTGTTATCATTTATTACACTTGCAGCAATATATGTTGGTGTTGCAGTAATAGTAAGCTTTTTTACTTCACATTATTTATTTAGATGGAGAACGGCAATGGTAGAATGGTACCATAGCGTTTATGACAAAGCTCGTAAAATAGAAGGTGCTTCTCAAAGAGTTCAAGAAGATACAATTAAATTTTCAAGAATAATGGAATCTTTAGGAACTAGTTTAATTGAAGCATTGATGATATTAGTCGAATTTATGCCTATACTATTTGGTTTAAGTGTAAGTATACCCATATTCTTTTTTGGTGATTGGGACTATGGTTTAATTGTTGGTGCACTCATTTGGTCTGTAGGAGGAACAATATTTTTAATATTTTTAGGATTAATTTTAAGATTGGTTGGTGTCGAGTATGATCTACAAAAAAAAGAAGCTGCTTATCGAAAAATATTAGTAGTAGCAGAAGATGACGGATCAGTAAGACCTAAATCAATTGAAGAACTTTTTGATGGTGTAAGACAAATTCATTTTCTTAGTTATATTAGGTATTTATATTTTAATATTGGTAGAATTGCTTATTTGCAGGCAAATGTGTTATCTGCTTATGTATTTTTAGCACCAGCAATTGTAGCAGGAGCTGTGACTTTAGGAGTTATGCAACAAATAATAAGGGCCTTTGGAAGGGTAGAAGGTTCAATGCAATATATACTTAAAGCTTGGCCAACAATAATCGAATTAGCAAGTGTTTATAAACGACTAAGAGAATTTGAGTCAAAAATTAACCAAAATGATTTTATAGATCAAAAAATTTAA
- a CDS encoding ETC complex I subunit — protein sequence MNKAIIYIPNKNPMQSGIAKNEKWILEFRTKDPTKNPLMGWESSSDTLTELKLEFSSKELAINYAKKKKIDFELIEPKKRKTVKKSYADNFLK from the coding sequence ATGAATAAAGCAATAATTTACATTCCAAATAAAAATCCTATGCAATCAGGAATAGCTAAAAATGAAAAATGGATTTTAGAATTTAGAACCAAAGATCCCACTAAAAATCCACTGATGGGATGGGAAAGTTCATCAGACACTTTAACAGAATTAAAATTAGAATTCTCTTCTAAAGAGCTTGCTATAAACTATGCAAAAAAAAAGAAAATAGATTTTGAGTTGATTGAACCTAAAAAAAGAAAAACTGTAAAAAAATCATATGCAGATAATTTTTTGAAATAA
- a CDS encoding zinc-ribbon domain-containing protein — translation MIISCPSCHKKFKIEDALIPSKGRNLQCGSCNHNWFYKIEHKIAEPLKLEVNIEEKIEPSDDNVLISDTSESLKAKLEKELDNDVKNDYIIQNSDLPKKSENITFSKFLSYIIVSIISFAVFVILIDTLKTPLIDIFPGLEILLFNLFETLQDIKLFIIDLS, via the coding sequence ATGATTATTAGTTGTCCTTCTTGTCATAAAAAATTTAAAATTGAAGATGCTTTAATTCCATCTAAAGGTCGTAACCTTCAATGTGGCTCCTGTAATCATAATTGGTTTTATAAAATTGAACATAAAATTGCTGAACCACTTAAGTTGGAAGTAAATATCGAGGAAAAAATTGAACCATCCGATGATAATGTATTAATTTCTGATACTTCTGAGTCATTAAAAGCAAAATTAGAAAAAGAATTAGATAATGATGTTAAGAATGACTATATTATTCAAAATAGCGATTTACCTAAAAAATCTGAAAATATTACATTTAGTAAGTTTTTATCATATATAATTGTTTCGATTATTTCATTTGCTGTTTTTGTTATTTTAATTGATACGTTAAAAACACCATTAATTGATATTTTTCCTGGATTAGAAATCCTTTTATTTAACCTTTTTGAAACATTGCAAGATATTAAACTATTTATTATAGACCTATCTTAA
- the nhaA gene encoding Na+/H+ antiporter NhaA, with protein sequence MINYLSKPFKWFFKLEAASGLVLLFAAIVALFVSNSDLAELYFSTLNKYLFIGINNFGLKLSVLHWINDALMAIFFFFVTLEIKREFLQGELSNIKQALLPIIAAVGGMLVPALFYVFINLGDSETLNGWAIPSATDIAFSLGVLSLLGKRVPLSLKVFLTALAIIDDLGAIVIIALFYSGDLSIKYLTLMLLAFIILLVINKFNIKKFLPYLIIGIFLWDFTHNSGIHATIAGVLLAITIPHRKKEKDFSLLIKVEHAISPYVAFGIMPLFAFANAGVSLEGLSFASLLDKVPLGIVLGLFLGKQLGVFVFSYVSIKLKVAQMPNNTSWYNFYGVGVLTGIGFTMSLFVGNLAFVENMQYMDGVKIGVLTGSLLSTLFGYFLILLTPNKPNQ encoded by the coding sequence ATGATTAACTATTTATCCAAACCTTTTAAGTGGTTTTTTAAACTAGAAGCAGCAAGTGGCCTTGTATTGTTATTCGCCGCAATAGTTGCATTATTTGTTAGCAACTCAGATTTGGCAGAATTATATTTTTCTACTTTAAATAAATATCTATTTATAGGAATAAATAATTTTGGATTAAAATTATCTGTACTGCACTGGATAAATGATGCCTTGATGGCTATTTTCTTTTTTTTTGTTACTTTAGAAATAAAACGAGAGTTTTTACAAGGCGAACTTTCAAATATTAAACAGGCTTTATTGCCAATAATAGCTGCCGTAGGTGGAATGCTAGTGCCTGCATTATTTTATGTTTTTATAAATTTAGGTGATAGTGAAACATTAAATGGTTGGGCAATACCATCTGCCACTGATATTGCTTTTTCTTTAGGTGTTTTATCTTTGCTTGGTAAAAGAGTCCCATTATCTTTAAAAGTTTTTTTAACAGCCTTAGCAATTATTGATGATTTAGGAGCAATTGTGATAATTGCCCTTTTTTACTCAGGAGATTTAAGCATAAAGTATTTAACCTTAATGTTATTGGCTTTTATAATCTTGTTAGTAATTAATAAGTTTAACATTAAAAAGTTTTTGCCCTATCTAATTATTGGAATTTTCCTTTGGGATTTTACTCATAACTCAGGTATACATGCGACCATTGCGGGAGTTTTGTTAGCTATAACAATCCCACACAGAAAAAAAGAAAAAGATTTTTCTTTATTAATTAAAGTAGAGCATGCAATCAGTCCATATGTTGCTTTTGGCATAATGCCTTTATTTGCTTTTGCAAATGCTGGTGTTTCTTTAGAAGGTTTATCTTTTGCTTCATTATTAGATAAAGTCCCTCTAGGTATTGTGCTAGGACTATTCTTAGGCAAACAATTAGGTGTATTTGTATTTTCTTATGTATCAATAAAATTAAAAGTAGCTCAAATGCCCAACAACACAAGTTGGTACAATTTTTATGGTGTCGGAGTTCTCACAGGAATTGGTTTCACAATGAGTTTATTTGTTGGAAATTTAGCTTTTGTTGAAAACATGCAATATATGGATGGCGTAAAAATTGGTGTATTAACAGGATCGTTATTATCAACTTTATTTGGTTACTTTTTAATATTACTTACTCCAAATAAACCTAATCAATGA
- a CDS encoding glutathione peroxidase → MRKIIFLLSIFMLFFKTSATANYEKKFYDFSIESINGEKIDFKDYKNRVILVVNTASYCGFTKQYGELQELWDLYKEKGLIVLGVPSNSFNQEKNNNAAVKEFCEVNFNINFPLTVITEVKGKNSHDLFKWAKQNHGKSAEPKWNFHKILINKDGKVEDTFASFTKPLSKKLIKAIENIL, encoded by the coding sequence ATGAGAAAAATAATATTTTTATTATCTATATTTATGCTTTTTTTTAAAACATCAGCAACAGCAAATTATGAAAAAAAATTTTATGATTTCAGTATTGAAAGTATAAATGGTGAAAAAATTGATTTTAAAGATTACAAGAATAGAGTTATTTTAGTTGTGAATACTGCCAGCTATTGCGGATTTACCAAACAATATGGTGAATTACAGGAATTGTGGGATTTATATAAAGAAAAAGGATTAATAGTTTTAGGTGTTCCATCTAATTCGTTCAATCAAGAAAAAAATAATAATGCAGCTGTTAAAGAATTTTGTGAAGTGAACTTTAATATTAACTTTCCTCTAACAGTTATAACCGAAGTAAAAGGTAAAAATTCTCATGATCTTTTTAAATGGGCTAAGCAAAATCATGGTAAATCAGCTGAACCTAAGTGGAATTTTCATAAAATTTTGATTAATAAGGATGGTAAGGTTGAAGATACATTTGCATCTTTTACAAAACCTTTGTCAAAAAAATTAATAAAGGCTATAGAAAATATCTTATAG
- a CDS encoding MBL fold metallo-hydrolase, which yields MKFIILGCGSSMGVPRPDGFFGNCDPNEKKNYRTRCSALIKTEKENVLIDTSPDLRQQLLRHKIKKINKVFYSHMHADQTHGINDLRSFYLSNKKPIEVFADKSTSQYLKDNFSFCFKSYSKEYPATLKLNKINTKNNLFVNSSIKKIEVKPISVIHGNVNSICYIINRELAYISDVSEILKKDLKYFKNLKYLIVDCLWYNFHPSHLNLEKSLNLINYLKPKKAILTNLSPVLDYKVLKKLVPKNVIPAHDGLTLNL from the coding sequence ATGAAATTTATAATTTTAGGTTGTGGTAGTTCAATGGGTGTTCCACGTCCAGATGGTTTTTTTGGCAACTGCGATCCTAATGAAAAAAAAAATTATAGAACGAGATGTTCAGCTCTTATTAAAACTGAAAAAGAAAATGTTCTTATAGATACTTCTCCTGATTTACGTCAACAATTACTAAGACATAAAATAAAAAAAATTAATAAAGTTTTTTACTCTCATATGCACGCTGATCAAACTCATGGTATCAATGATTTACGATCATTTTACCTAAGTAATAAAAAACCAATCGAAGTTTTTGCTGATAAGTCAACATCACAATATTTAAAAGATAATTTTTCTTTTTGTTTTAAAAGTTATTCAAAGGAATATCCTGCAACATTAAAATTAAATAAGATTAATACAAAAAATAACTTATTTGTTAATAGTTCCATAAAAAAAATTGAAGTTAAGCCAATATCAGTCATACATGGCAATGTTAACTCAATTTGTTATATTATAAACAGAGAATTAGCTTATATAAGTGACGTTAGTGAGATTTTAAAAAAAGACTTAAAATATTTTAAAAATTTAAAATATCTTATCGTAGATTGTCTGTGGTATAATTTTCACCCATCTCATTTAAATTTAGAAAAATCCTTAAATCTTATAAATTATCTTAAACCAAAAAAAGCTATCTTAACTAATCTTTCTCCAGTACTTGACTATAAAGTATTGAAAAAATTAGTGCCTAAAAACGTTATTCCGGCGCATGATGGACTAACTTTAAACCTATAA
- a CDS encoding TatD family hydrolase: MIDSHCHLDHEPLINDLPNIIRRSKNVGIEKLLTISTSFESFNRVKDIVNLDDIIYGTIGIHPHEADSDIITSDEIVKNLNENPKIIGIGETGLDFFYNNSDKEKQIKSFYKHIEASIKSNVPLIIHSRDAENETFEILNEYKDKNLKILMHCFTGSLEFANKLQSLNAFFSASGIITFKNSLDLQNTFKLLPLDKILIETDSPFLAPVPNRGKKNEPSFIDHTAKKLADIKGIPKEELIKITTSNFNSLFFN; this comes from the coding sequence ATGATTGATTCACATTGTCACTTAGATCACGAACCTCTTATTAATGACTTGCCAAATATAATACGACGATCTAAAAATGTTGGTATAGAAAAATTATTAACTATCTCTACTTCTTTTGAAAGTTTTAATAGAGTTAAAGATATCGTAAATCTTGATGATATAATTTACGGCACTATTGGCATACACCCTCATGAAGCTGACAGTGATATAATTACTTCAGATGAAATTGTTAAAAATTTAAATGAAAATCCTAAAATTATAGGTATTGGTGAAACTGGCCTAGATTTTTTTTATAATAATAGTGATAAAGAAAAACAAATAAAAAGTTTTTATAAACATATTGAGGCCTCGATAAAGTCAAATGTTCCTTTAATAATTCACTCAAGAGATGCAGAAAATGAAACATTTGAAATTTTAAATGAATATAAGGATAAAAATCTTAAAATATTAATGCATTGCTTTACAGGATCTTTAGAATTTGCAAATAAACTTCAATCTCTAAATGCCTTTTTTTCTGCAAGTGGAATTATTACATTTAAAAATTCTTTAGATTTACAAAACACTTTTAAATTATTACCGTTAGATAAAATTTTGATTGAAACAGATAGTCCGTTTTTGGCACCTGTGCCTAATAGAGGTAAGAAAAATGAACCCTCATTTATTGACCATACAGCAAAAAAATTAGCTGATATTAAAGGAATTCCTAAAGAAGAGCTTATTAAAATAACAACTTCTAATTTTAATAGTCTTTTTTTTAATTAA
- the metG gene encoding methionine--tRNA ligase, giving the protein MDKNYYITTPIYYPSAKPHMGHAYSSIIADFFARFKKMDGFNVYFLTGTDEHGLKIQRAAEKQNIDTLEFCDQISQTFRNLSKTLNLTNTDFIRTTEERHKKTVQYLWKELEKNDYIYLSKYSGWYSVSDEAFYNDDEIETIDENKVAISSKSKVEWIEEESYFFRLSKWEKPLLDYYKSHPDFIAPESRRNEVISFVKSGLKDLSVSRKSFSWGIKVPNNNDHVIYVWLDALTNYLSALNFPNANDELFKNFWPASIHLIGKDILRFHAVYWPAFLLAAKIELPTKVYGHGWILSDNEKMSKSKGNILDPLEIIKEYGLDPLRYYLIKEVSFGNDGNISQERLEDCINSDLANNFGNLCQRVTAFAIKNCESKIPKQIDFQKEDLEILNKYMNNLENIREKIDNQDINFYIDYIINSLFEANKYFNDQEPWKKKDDQLRLNTIVYTTLEIVRKISFLLFPIIPNSSLKALKIFNLTEKDINFSSIENNDFLVKGSNINKIDILFKKIEKNND; this is encoded by the coding sequence ATGGATAAGAATTACTATATAACTACACCTATCTATTATCCTTCTGCGAAACCTCATATGGGCCATGCTTATTCAAGTATTATTGCTGACTTTTTTGCAAGATTTAAAAAAATGGATGGTTTTAATGTTTATTTTTTAACTGGTACGGATGAACATGGATTAAAAATACAAAGAGCTGCTGAAAAGCAAAATATTGATACTTTAGAATTTTGTGATCAAATAAGTCAAACATTCAGAAATTTATCAAAAACTCTTAATTTAACTAACACAGATTTTATTCGAACTACTGAGGAAAGACATAAAAAAACAGTCCAATACTTATGGAAAGAACTTGAGAAAAATGACTATATTTATCTATCAAAATATTCAGGTTGGTACTCTGTATCTGATGAAGCATTTTATAATGATGATGAAATCGAGACAATTGATGAAAATAAAGTTGCAATCTCTTCAAAATCAAAAGTTGAATGGATAGAGGAGGAGTCTTATTTTTTTCGTTTATCAAAATGGGAAAAACCGCTTCTTGATTATTACAAATCACATCCCGATTTCATTGCCCCTGAATCAAGAAGGAATGAAGTAATAAGTTTTGTTAAAAGTGGCTTAAAAGATTTATCCGTTAGTAGAAAAAGTTTCTCATGGGGTATAAAAGTTCCAAATAACAATGATCATGTAATTTATGTTTGGTTGGATGCTTTAACTAACTATTTAAGCGCATTAAATTTTCCAAATGCAAATGATGAGTTATTTAAAAATTTTTGGCCGGCATCAATTCATCTAATAGGTAAAGATATACTTAGATTTCATGCTGTATATTGGCCAGCTTTTTTACTGGCTGCTAAAATTGAATTACCTACAAAAGTATATGGTCACGGTTGGATTCTCTCCGATAATGAAAAAATGTCTAAATCAAAGGGTAATATACTTGATCCATTAGAAATAATAAAAGAATATGGCTTAGACCCCTTAAGATATTATCTAATTAAAGAAGTTTCATTTGGTAATGATGGAAATATTTCACAAGAGAGATTAGAAGATTGTATAAATAGTGATTTAGCTAATAACTTTGGTAACCTATGTCAACGGGTAACAGCTTTTGCAATAAAAAATTGTGAAAGTAAAATTCCCAAACAAATAGATTTTCAAAAAGAAGATTTGGAAATACTTAATAAATATATGAATAATTTAGAAAATATTAGAGAAAAAATTGATAATCAAGATATTAACTTTTATATTGATTATATTATCAATTCATTGTTTGAGGCTAATAAATATTTTAATGATCAAGAACCATGGAAAAAAAAAGATGATCAACTTAGATTAAATACTATAGTTTACACTACATTAGAAATTGTGAGAAAGATAAGTTTTTTATTATTCCCAATAATTCCCAATTCTTCATTAAAGGCTTTAAAAATTTTTAATTTAACTGAAAAAGATATAAATTTTTCATCAATTGAAAATAATGATTTTTTAGTAAAAGGTAGTAATATTAATAAAATAGATATTCTTTTTAAAAAAATAGAAAAAAATAATGATTGA
- a CDS encoding AAA family ATPase, with the protein MKLEPANQIRLFSHKKKFESLINLYSKNKLPNKILFSGEKGIGKCTLAYHMVNYILSLSEENPYDTKNLQINSENKSFKLVQNKSSPNFILIDVSADKKNIDIDQIRNLILSLNKSSFNDKPRIVLIDNIELLNLNSVNALLKILEEPNDNINFILINNNKKILPTLKSRCLNFKIQLNFEQSIDTINKILDNNIYDLLNINLINYYNTPRQLLNLINLQNQFDLNLKEMNLKDLIFFIIKNKHYKKDLIINELIYSLIEFYLRSKISVDDISLINIKDYFLKKINDTKKFNLDEEALLMEFEDKVFNG; encoded by the coding sequence ATGAAATTAGAACCCGCAAATCAAATCAGATTATTTTCTCATAAAAAAAAATTTGAAAGTTTAATAAATCTATATTCTAAAAATAAATTGCCTAATAAGATACTTTTTTCTGGAGAAAAAGGTATTGGTAAATGTACTTTAGCTTATCACATGGTTAATTACATACTATCACTCAGTGAAGAAAATCCTTATGATACTAAAAATCTTCAAATAAATTCGGAAAATAAATCATTCAAATTAGTTCAAAATAAATCGAGTCCAAATTTTATATTAATTGATGTTTCTGCCGATAAAAAAAATATTGATATAGATCAAATCAGAAATTTAATTTTGTCACTTAACAAATCTTCTTTTAACGATAAACCTAGAATTGTATTGATAGATAATATTGAATTATTAAATTTAAATTCCGTAAATGCTCTACTCAAGATTCTAGAAGAACCTAATGACAATATTAATTTTATATTAATTAATAATAATAAAAAAATTTTACCTACTTTAAAATCAAGATGTTTAAATTTTAAGATTCAATTAAACTTTGAACAATCAATTGATACCATAAATAAGATTTTAGATAATAATATTTATGATTTATTAAATATAAACTTAATAAATTATTATAATACACCTAGACAATTATTAAATTTAATAAATCTACAAAATCAATTTGACTTAAATTTAAAAGAAATGAATTTAAAAGATTTAATATTTTTTATTATCAAAAATAAACATTATAAAAAAGATTTAATCATTAATGAACTAATTTATTCTTTGATAGAATTTTATTTAAGATCAAAAATTTCAGTTGATGATATTAGTTTAATCAATATAAAAGATTATTTTTTAAAAAAGATTAATGATACAAAAAAGTTTAATTTGGACGAAGAAGCACTTTTAATGGAATTTGAAGATAAAGTATTTAATGGATAA
- the tmk gene encoding dTMP kinase, translating to MSKKPIIVFEGIEGSGKSHHISIVSKYLDKKKINYIKIREPGGNPNSEKIRKLILNNKSDFNKNTDLLLYLAARSENIKTIKKYYKKKIILIDRFTDSTIAYQHYGMGIDIKIINLIHKFLLDNISVSFTFLNLVNKKNLYLRLKKRKKLNRYDKFNMNFYNKVQNGFLKLANLKKNSYHLVNSNLDIKLNEKLILKKIDKLIF from the coding sequence ATGTCTAAAAAACCTATTATTGTTTTTGAAGGTATAGAAGGAAGTGGGAAAAGTCACCATATATCTATTGTTTCAAAATATTTAGATAAAAAAAAAATAAATTATATAAAAATTCGTGAACCGGGTGGAAATCCAAATTCTGAAAAAATTAGAAAACTTATACTTAATAATAAATCTGATTTTAATAAGAATACTGATTTACTTTTATATTTAGCAGCTAGAAGCGAAAATATAAAAACTATTAAAAAGTATTATAAAAAGAAAATTATACTAATAGATAGGTTTACAGATTCAACAATAGCTTATCAGCATTATGGAATGGGTATAGATATAAAAATAATTAATTTGATACATAAATTTTTATTAGACAATATATCTGTCAGCTTTACCTTTTTAAATCTTGTTAATAAAAAAAACTTATATTTAAGATTAAAAAAAAGAAAAAAATTAAATAGATATGATAAATTCAATATGAATTTCTACAATAAAGTTCAAAACGGTTTTTTGAAATTAGCTAATCTTAAAAAAAATTCATATCATCTGGTAAACTCTAACTTAGATATTAAATTGAATGAAAAATTAATCTTAAAAAAAATAGATAAATTAATTTTTTAG
- a CDS encoding D-alanyl-D-alanine carboxypeptidase family protein: MFKKILIYIILCLPLTNFANANFDVKARTAILLDYHSDEILYEKDPDRKIFPASMTKIMTSIIAFDLIKNGELSLDDKFIVSENAWRLSESGYSSMFIMVGDQISVENLLKGIIISSGNDACVALAEGIAGTEDEFAILMTEKAKEIGMENTNFSNSSGINSPDNLSTVRDIMIMSKYLIKNYPDYYKYFKEKKFTWDRTGGDPITQGNRNPLLYKNLDADGIKTGYLSYEKYSLASSINRNGRRLIAVGSGFNSKNSRSRESIKLLTYGLTNYDLVQITKANEPFYKIDVWLGKENFVQSYARQDIYKTIKKAKKKLLKVSVNYDGPIEAPIKKNEKIATLKVVYDEELIGEYDLLSSKEVKKVNFLSRLFKSINYLIWGDV; the protein is encoded by the coding sequence ATGTTTAAAAAAATATTAATTTATATAATTTTATGTTTACCCTTAACTAATTTTGCGAACGCAAATTTCGATGTAAAAGCTAGGACTGCAATATTACTAGACTATCATTCAGATGAAATTTTGTACGAAAAAGATCCAGATAGAAAAATTTTTCCAGCATCAATGACAAAAATTATGACATCAATAATTGCTTTTGATTTAATTAAAAACGGCGAGCTTAGTCTTGATGATAAGTTTATAGTTTCAGAAAATGCTTGGAGATTATCTGAGTCAGGATATTCATCAATGTTTATAATGGTAGGTGATCAGATTTCAGTCGAAAACTTATTAAAAGGAATAATAATTTCATCAGGTAATGATGCCTGTGTTGCTTTGGCAGAAGGGATAGCTGGTACAGAAGATGAATTTGCAATTTTAATGACTGAAAAAGCAAAAGAAATTGGTATGGAAAATACTAATTTTTCAAATTCATCAGGTATTAATTCACCAGATAATCTCTCAACAGTTAGAGATATAATGATTATGTCTAAATATTTGATTAAAAACTATCCTGATTATTATAAATATTTTAAAGAAAAAAAATTTACTTGGGACAGGACAGGTGGTGACCCAATTACTCAAGGAAATAGAAATCCATTACTATATAAAAATTTAGATGCCGATGGCATAAAAACTGGATATTTGTCTTATGAAAAATACTCGTTAGCATCTTCAATAAATAGAAATGGCAGAAGACTTATTGCTGTTGGAAGTGGATTTAATTCTAAAAATTCTCGTTCAAGAGAAAGTATAAAACTACTTACATATGGACTTACGAATTATGATCTAGTTCAAATAACAAAGGCGAATGAACCTTTTTACAAAATAGATGTTTGGCTAGGTAAGGAAAACTTTGTTCAATCATACGCAAGACAAGATATTTATAAAACTATAAAAAAAGCTAAAAAAAAATTATTAAAAGTATCTGTTAATTATGATGGTCCAATTGAAGCACCAATTAAAAAAAATGAAAAAATTGCAACACTTAAAGTTGTTTACGATGAAGAATTAATTGGTGAATACGACCTTCTATCATCAAAAGAAGTTAAAAAAGTAAATTTTTTATCTAGACTATTTAAATCTATAAATTACCTTATTTGGGGTGATGTCTAA